TGGACGCAACCCTGCTCGACCGGACGCGGCGGCCCCTCGAGCCCACCGCGGAAGGGCGCGGCTTCTACGAGGCCGCCCGCACGCTGCTCGCCGGATTCGACAAGGCCCGCGCCGATTTGGCCGCCTCGCAGCAGCGCGTGGAGGGAACGGTGCGGGTGGCCGCGATCTACTCCGTCGGCCTTCACGACATGAGCCGGCACATGCAGCCGTTCATGGCCGCTTTTCCCCGCGTGCGCGTGCTCCTCGAGTGCCTGCACCCGCACAAGGTCGTCGAGGCGGTGCTGAATGACGAAGCGGACCTTGGCATCCTTTCCTATCCCGCCGCGAGCCGGGCGCTCCAGGTGCTGCCGCTGCGCGAGGAGCCGATGGTGGTGGTCACGCACCCGAGCCATCGGCTGGCGCGCCGCCGACGGGTGACGCCGGCGGACCTCGACGGCGAGCGCTTCGTGGCTTTCGATCACGACCTGCCGATCCGCCGGGCCATCGACCGAGCTCTCAAGCAGCACGGTGTGCGCGTGGATGTGGCAATGGAGTTCGACAACGTGGAGACGATCAAGCAGGCCATCGGCATCGCCGCCGGCATCAGCATCCTTCCCGCGCCGACGGTGCAGAAGGAGAGCGAGATCAAGACGCTCGCGGTGGCCGATCTCGCCCTCGCCGGCCTGGTCCGGCCGGTCGCCATCATCCACCGCCGCGGCCGCCATCTCACCGCCGCGGTGTCCCGCTTCATCGGCCAGCTCCGCAGCGATGACGCGCGCGGGCCGAGCCGCTCCGCCTCCGCGTGACGCGCCCGCTCCGCGTGATAGGGTAGATCGTATGGACGTCACACGCTTCGAGACGCGGCGGGGCGCCCGCGTCTACCAAATGCCGGTGGAGACCTTCCCCGGCCACGTGAACAACATCTACCTGATCGTGGACGGCGACCACGTCACGCTCTTCGACGTGGGCTCGGGGCTGCCAGATTCCAACGCGGGGCTCGAGGCGCGCATGGTCGAGGTGCGCGAGCGGTTCGGTGAGACGGCCACGCTTGCCTCCGTGCAGCACGTGGTGATCAGCCACGCCCACATCGACCATTTCGGCTGGGTCGGCCGCTTCACCCGCGAGAGCGACGCCGCGGTGTACGTGCACGAGCTTGATGCCCGCGTCCTCGTGAACTTCGAGGAGCGCATCGTGCTCGCCTCGAAGGACCTCCGCGTGTTCATGGAGCGGGCGGGGGTGAAGCCCGAGCTGCGGGCCGAGCTCGAGGAGGCCTACCGCTTCTCCAAGCTCTTCTTCAAGTCGGTCGAGATCGACCACGTGGTGAAGGACCGCGAGCGCATCATCAACGGCTATCGCGTGCACCACACGCCCGGCCACTGCCCCGGGCAGATCTGCCTCGAGGTGGACGATCTTCTCTTCACCGCGGACCACGTGCTCTCGCGCATCACCCCGCATCAGTCGCCCGCCGCCATCACCCCCTTCTGCGGCCTCGAGCTCTACCTCCAGGCCCTCGAGCGGATGCGGGAGCTGCCGGGCATCCGCCTCTCGCTGCCCGGCCACGAGGCTCCCATCGAGGATCTGGCCGGCCGCATCGACGGGATCGTGGGCCATCACGACCGCCGGCTCAGCCAGGTACTGGATATTTGTCGGGAGCCCCTGGCTCTCGTCGAGGTGTCCAAGCGGCTTTTCGGGGCCAAGACCGGCTACACGCGCCTCCTCGCCCTGGAGGAGGCGGGCGCCCACGTCGAGTACCTCTTCCAGCGCGGCGAGTTGCGCATCGCGAACCTCGAGGACGTCACCCGCGAGCCCAATCCGACCATCCGGTACGAAGCGCGTCGCGGACGGTGACCGATGGGGTGGACGGATGGGGTGGTGGCCCGACGGTCAGACCGCGGACAACCTTGCTAAACCTTTGGCGTTTGGGTAGCATGGACATGGGCTCTGACATCTCCCGAAGGGTTCCCGGATGCCTCACGCCTCCGGGTCCACTCCGTCCAGGGTCAGGGAATTCCAGGAAGACAAGAGCACAAGCA
This genomic interval from Candidatus Methylomirabilota bacterium contains the following:
- a CDS encoding LysR family transcriptional regulator, encoding MTLDSLRLYCDVVRLRSFSRAAAASGVSQSAASQAIQQLEAELDATLLDRTRRPLEPTAEGRGFYEAARTLLAGFDKARADLAASQQRVEGTVRVAAIYSVGLHDMSRHMQPFMAAFPRVRVLLECLHPHKVVEAVLNDEADLGILSYPAASRALQVLPLREEPMVVVTHPSHRLARRRRVTPADLDGERFVAFDHDLPIRRAIDRALKQHGVRVDVAMEFDNVETIKQAIGIAAGISILPAPTVQKESEIKTLAVADLALAGLVRPVAIIHRRGRHLTAAVSRFIGQLRSDDARGPSRSASA
- a CDS encoding MBL fold metallo-hydrolase, whose amino-acid sequence is MDVTRFETRRGARVYQMPVETFPGHVNNIYLIVDGDHVTLFDVGSGLPDSNAGLEARMVEVRERFGETATLASVQHVVISHAHIDHFGWVGRFTRESDAAVYVHELDARVLVNFEERIVLASKDLRVFMERAGVKPELRAELEEAYRFSKLFFKSVEIDHVVKDRERIINGYRVHHTPGHCPGQICLEVDDLLFTADHVLSRITPHQSPAAITPFCGLELYLQALERMRELPGIRLSLPGHEAPIEDLAGRIDGIVGHHDRRLSQVLDICREPLALVEVSKRLFGAKTGYTRLLALEEAGAHVEYLFQRGELRIANLEDVTREPNPTIRYEARRGR